The following proteins come from a genomic window of Pararhodobacter sp.:
- a CDS encoding phage head-tail joining protein, whose protein sequence is MTLDEMKSRHSALLAARYSGTRSVSYDGKSITYGSDAELAAAIGDLERRIARFERGTGRVLRPYAVKDL, encoded by the coding sequence ATGACGCTTGATGAGATGAAATCCCGGCACAGCGCCCTCTTGGCGGCGCGCTACAGCGGCACGCGCAGCGTGAGTTACGACGGCAAGTCGATCACCTATGGCTCGGACGCGGAACTGGCGGCGGCGATCGGGGATCTCGAGCGGCGTATCGCCAGGTTCGAGCGCGGCACCGGGCGTGTTCTGCGCCCCTATGCCGTGAAAGACCTGTGA
- a CDS encoding phage portal protein gives MHWRQRLGAFIGGFDAGQHHRRLRGFRATRAHVNALIAASGPDITARARWLVRNNGYAVNAVESWAANTVGDGIKPISKIADAGAKEELQRLWLAWTDEADAEGLTDFYGLQRRAAREVFLAGEVFFRIRPRRAGDGLSVPLQLQMLPAEMLPLEQTSVAANGNPIRQGIEFDRIGRRVAYHFFRRHPGDSSDPGLAGEIVRVPASEVIHVIDPVEGGQLRGVSKLAPAIVKLFLLDQYDDAELDRKKVAAMYAMFVTSPAPENPLAPAEDEDGPAGVEISPGQIVRLDPGEDVTVGQPADSGGTYEPFQYRTLLQISAALGIPYPYLANDMVKGNFSNSRLALIEFRRRVSAWQHSVMVWQLCRPVYARWMDAAVLSGALSLPRYEANRSQLLAADWLPTKWDWVDPLKDANAEIAQIEAGLKSRTQAIAERGYDAEQVDRDIAAERARERQLGLDFRRPGSPAQGVQALQGPEGDGGNDDDTDQTDKTDDAADRPRDPEDQS, from the coding sequence ATGCACTGGCGGCAGCGCCTCGGTGCCTTCATCGGTGGGTTTGACGCGGGCCAGCATCACCGGCGCCTGCGCGGGTTTCGTGCGACGCGGGCCCATGTCAACGCGCTGATCGCGGCCAGCGGGCCGGATATCACCGCCCGCGCTCGCTGGCTGGTGCGCAACAACGGCTATGCGGTGAACGCGGTCGAAAGTTGGGCTGCCAATACCGTCGGTGATGGGATCAAGCCGATCTCGAAAATCGCGGATGCCGGTGCCAAGGAAGAGCTGCAGCGGCTCTGGCTCGCTTGGACCGACGAGGCGGATGCCGAGGGGCTCACGGATTTCTACGGGTTGCAGCGCCGCGCTGCGCGCGAGGTGTTTCTCGCGGGCGAGGTGTTCTTTCGGATCCGGCCACGACGCGCTGGCGACGGACTGAGCGTGCCCTTGCAGCTACAGATGCTGCCGGCGGAGATGTTGCCCCTGGAGCAGACCAGCGTTGCCGCCAATGGCAATCCTATCCGCCAGGGCATCGAGTTCGACCGGATCGGGCGACGCGTGGCCTATCATTTCTTTCGCCGCCACCCGGGCGACAGCTCCGATCCGGGACTTGCAGGGGAGATTGTCCGGGTGCCCGCCTCCGAAGTGATCCATGTGATCGACCCGGTCGAGGGTGGCCAGTTGCGCGGGGTGTCGAAACTGGCGCCGGCCATCGTGAAGCTGTTCCTGCTCGATCAGTATGACGACGCCGAGCTTGACCGGAAGAAGGTCGCGGCGATGTACGCGATGTTCGTGACCTCGCCCGCCCCGGAGAACCCCCTCGCCCCGGCTGAGGACGAGGATGGACCCGCCGGTGTGGAGATTAGCCCCGGCCAGATTGTGCGACTCGATCCGGGCGAAGATGTCACCGTGGGACAGCCCGCCGACAGCGGCGGCACTTACGAGCCGTTTCAGTACCGCACGCTCCTGCAAATCTCGGCAGCCCTGGGTATTCCCTATCCGTACCTTGCCAATGACATGGTGAAGGGCAATTTCTCGAACTCGCGCCTCGCGCTGATCGAGTTCCGCCGCCGGGTCTCGGCCTGGCAACATTCCGTCATGGTCTGGCAGCTTTGCCGGCCAGTTTACGCGCGCTGGATGGATGCGGCGGTCCTGTCAGGGGCGTTGTCCTTGCCGCGCTACGAGGCCAACCGCAGCCAGCTGCTCGCCGCCGACTGGCTGCCGACGAAATGGGACTGGGTGGATCCGCTGAAAGACGCCAATGCCGAGATCGCCCAGATCGAGGCAGGCCTCAAATCACGGACACAAGCCATCGCCGAGCGCGGCTATGACGCTGAACAGGTCGACCGCGATATTGCCGCAGAGCGCGCCCGCGAACGGCAACTCGGTCTCGACTTCCGCCGCCCCGGTTCACCCGCGCAGGGTGTGCAGGCTTTGCAAGGCCCGGAGGGGGATGGAGGCAACGACGACGACACCGACCAGACGGATAAAACCGATGATGCGGCAGACCGTCCGCGCGACCCTGAGGACCAGTCCTGA
- a CDS encoding type II toxin-antitoxin system RelE/ParE family toxin, with protein MSIVTVVETPEFQRRARSLMSGDERLALIDFVARNPMAGVSIGGGVRKFRFARDGGGKSGGYRVIHFFSPEDGAPIFLITVFAKNEKANLTPVETEAVKQLGAALAASYRRTK; from the coding sequence ATGAGCATTGTCACTGTTGTCGAGACACCGGAGTTCCAGCGCCGTGCGCGCAGCCTCATGTCCGGGGACGAGCGGCTTGCACTGATTGATTTCGTGGCGCGCAACCCCATGGCCGGGGTGTCGATCGGTGGCGGGGTGCGCAAGTTCCGCTTTGCTCGCGATGGGGGCGGCAAGAGTGGGGGCTACCGTGTGATCCATTTCTTCAGCCCCGAGGACGGCGCACCGATCTTCCTGATCACGGTCTTTGCCAAGAACGAGAAGGCCAATCTGACGCCAGTCGAGACCGAAGCCGTCAAGCAACTGGGCGCCGCACTGGCCGCCAGCTACCGGAGGACGAAATGA
- a CDS encoding S49 family peptidase: MLHARIAARAFNTPLLIEPSKAMAFLSGLGPRILGRRVELADHDLHDAPGSFVPPARASILAGGMLDDYRQHGEVPYPVIDGIAVIEISGVLIHRGGWIGNSSGQTSYEGIAAQIEAAAHDPAVRGLALEIDSFGGEVAGVFDLADRIRAIRATKPVWAFVAEHAFSAGYALASQADRILLPRTGAAGSIGVVVMHADLSGQLDQDGTRVTLIHAGSHKIDANPYEPLPAAVRNDIQREIDVLRFLFAETVAAGRAGRLSQDAAMATEAATYRGADAVVAGLADEVTDLARGFAAFRQLVARFNTRAPRQTITQTSPQKERAMAQAPDQEENTQKDIEDVQRDRARDTAGAASADAADDDARAPGAAPTAASAPAATVPTPAPAAASAARTAGTTQQGNLAELSAQLRESAAEIAEIAAQAGRLGIAIDAAKALREGTTPEALRRLVIERASAAADARDIVAAPPSPVLPQAKESPIVAAAKRAAAAGTRG, encoded by the coding sequence ATGCTGCATGCCCGCATTGCCGCGCGCGCCTTTAACACGCCGCTACTGATTGAGCCGTCCAAGGCCATGGCGTTTCTCTCGGGCCTTGGGCCGCGCATCCTTGGGCGGCGGGTCGAACTGGCAGACCATGATCTGCATGACGCACCCGGCAGTTTCGTCCCGCCAGCGCGCGCCAGTATTCTGGCCGGTGGAATGCTGGACGATTACCGCCAGCATGGTGAGGTGCCATACCCGGTGATAGACGGCATCGCCGTGATCGAAATCTCCGGCGTACTGATCCATCGTGGCGGCTGGATCGGGAATTCCTCTGGTCAGACCAGTTATGAGGGGATCGCGGCCCAGATCGAGGCGGCGGCCCATGACCCTGCTGTGCGCGGCCTCGCCTTGGAAATTGACAGTTTTGGCGGCGAGGTCGCGGGTGTATTTGACCTCGCGGATCGCATTCGTGCAATTCGTGCCACAAAACCCGTCTGGGCCTTTGTGGCCGAACATGCCTTCTCGGCGGGTTATGCGCTGGCAAGCCAGGCTGACCGGATCCTGCTACCCCGCACGGGTGCTGCGGGCAGCATTGGTGTCGTGGTGATGCACGCTGATCTCAGTGGCCAGCTCGATCAGGACGGAACACGGGTGACACTGATCCATGCGGGGTCACACAAGATTGACGCCAACCCTTACGAGCCCCTGCCTGCCGCTGTCAGAAACGACATCCAGCGCGAGATCGACGTGCTGCGGTTTCTCTTCGCCGAGACCGTCGCGGCGGGTCGTGCCGGGCGGTTAAGCCAGGACGCAGCAATGGCGACCGAAGCTGCAACCTATCGCGGGGCCGATGCTGTTGTCGCAGGCCTCGCTGATGAGGTCACCGATCTTGCGCGAGGCTTTGCCGCCTTCCGGCAGTTGGTCGCGCGCTTCAACACCAGAGCGCCGCGCCAGACCATCACCCAAACCAGCCCACAAAAGGAGAGAGCCATGGCCCAAGCGCCTGACCAAGAGGAGAATACGCAGAAGGACATCGAGGATGTGCAGCGGGATCGAGCGCGTGACACAGCAGGCGCAGCGTCAGCAGATGCAGCCGATGATGATGCCCGAGCACCGGGCGCCGCGCCAACAGCAGCAAGCGCACCCGCAGCAACTGTACCAACACCAGCCCCCGCTGCGGCGTCTGCGGCGCGCACCGCAGGTACCACACAGCAGGGTAATCTGGCCGAATTGTCGGCGCAGCTTCGCGAGTCGGCGGCGGAGATCGCCGAGATCGCCGCGCAGGCGGGCCGTCTCGGCATCGCCATTGATGCCGCGAAAGCCCTGCGCGAGGGCACCACACCTGAAGCCCTGCGTCGCCTCGTGATCGAACGCGCCAGTGCTGCAGCCGACGCGCGCGATATTGTGGCCGCCCCGCCCTCACCCGTTCTCCCGCAGGCCAAGGAAAGCCCGATCGTTGCCGCGGCGAAACGGGCCGCTGCCGCTGGGACTCGGGGCTAA
- a CDS encoding type II toxin-antitoxin system RelE/ParE family toxin — protein MPRPWRLTRQAEASLVEIARWTLDTFGPRQAAAYEDDLIARCTDIAAGTPQTQDCRRLIAPDLTEDLRFARSGQHFIVFLEDPAQVVIVDFLHSRSDLPGKLAALADHKPGRGT, from the coding sequence ATGCCCCGCCCCTGGCGGCTGACACGGCAGGCCGAGGCGTCGCTGGTCGAGATTGCGCGTTGGACGCTGGACACTTTTGGCCCCCGTCAGGCTGCGGCCTATGAGGATGATCTGATCGCCCGCTGCACCGATATCGCGGCAGGAACCCCACAAACCCAAGACTGTCGGCGCCTCATCGCTCCCGACCTGACCGAGGATTTGCGGTTTGCGCGGTCAGGCCAGCATTTTATCGTGTTCCTTGAAGATCCGGCTCAGGTCGTCATCGTCGACTTTCTGCACAGCCGGTCTGATTTGCCCGGCAAACTGGCCGCTCTGGCGGATCACAAACCCGGACGCGGCACCTGA
- a CDS encoding type II toxin-antitoxin system ParD family antitoxin — protein sequence MATRNVVLTDTQSDLVDRLVASGRYQNASEALRAGLRLLEREETEFGALRDQVSRGLEQARAGQFAEGTGEDAVRRAFARARTPQ from the coding sequence ATGGCCACCAGAAACGTCGTTCTGACCGACACCCAATCCGACCTGGTCGATCGCCTTGTGGCATCCGGGCGCTATCAAAATGCAAGCGAAGCTCTGCGCGCCGGTCTCCGCCTTCTGGAACGCGAAGAGACCGAGTTCGGCGCGCTGCGGGACCAGGTGTCGAGGGGCCTTGAGCAGGCGAGAGCCGGGCAGTTCGCCGAAGGAACTGGCGAAGACGCCGTACGCCGTGCTTTTGCCCGCGCAAGAACCCCGCAGTGA
- a CDS encoding head-tail joining protein: MSVFVAVIDNLFADPNIARDAVYIADGGAPVLVRVVTRCADEITRFGEARLWSETTRVDLRVAEAANPRPGDRIEINGEGFLIQGEPVRDRERLIWTVDLRPA, from the coding sequence ATGTCCGTCTTTGTCGCCGTGATCGACAATCTCTTCGCCGATCCCAATATTGCCCGCGACGCCGTCTACATTGCCGATGGCGGCGCGCCGGTCCTCGTCCGCGTGGTCACGCGCTGCGCAGACGAGATCACGAGGTTCGGCGAGGCACGGCTCTGGTCGGAAACGACCCGCGTTGACCTGCGCGTGGCCGAGGCGGCGAACCCACGCCCCGGCGACCGGATCGAGATCAACGGCGAAGGGTTCTTGATCCAGGGCGAGCCGGTGCGCGACCGCGAGCGGCTGATCTGGACGGTGGATCTGCGTCCGGCGTAG
- a CDS encoding major capsid protein, with protein MTITRNPFDIGGYSLAEMTQAINILPNLYTRLGQIGLFRFEGVTQRSIVIEQREGVLSLLPSVPLGAPATVGNREARSMRSFALPWIPHDDVILPADIQGMPALGMSDVTDPLVEVMNRKLTLMRRKHAQTREYMEMNALRGIVKDGAGTTLYNYFTEFGLAQISVDFVFGTAATNVQGKVRSTLRAIEDNLMGETMTTAHALVSSEFFDKLISHPKTEDAYKFFSATGGQPLREDMRRAFPFAGILFEEYNGSVTLSNGTSERLIPTGEGIAFPMGTFDTFTTYGGPANLLETANTIGLPLYARQMIDAKGRWIDLMTEASILPVNKRPRLAIRLHSSN; from the coding sequence ATGACCATCACCCGCAACCCGTTCGACATTGGCGGCTACTCGCTCGCCGAGATGACGCAGGCGATCAACATCCTGCCCAATCTTTATACCCGCCTTGGCCAGATCGGCCTGTTCCGCTTTGAAGGCGTCACCCAGCGTTCGATCGTCATCGAACAGCGCGAGGGGGTGCTGAGCCTGCTGCCCTCGGTCCCGCTTGGCGCCCCCGCCACCGTCGGAAACCGCGAGGCGCGCTCAATGCGCTCCTTTGCCCTCCCGTGGATCCCGCATGACGATGTGATCCTGCCCGCCGACATTCAGGGCATGCCAGCGCTGGGCATGTCCGACGTCACCGACCCGCTAGTCGAGGTGATGAACCGCAAGCTCACGCTGATGCGCCGCAAACACGCCCAGACCCGGGAATACATGGAGATGAACGCGCTCCGCGGCATCGTGAAGGATGGGGCGGGCACCACGCTCTACAACTACTTCACCGAATTCGGCCTGGCGCAGATCTCGGTCGACTTCGTCTTTGGAACCGCTGCCACCAATGTGCAGGGCAAGGTGCGCAGCACCCTGCGCGCGATCGAAGACAACCTCATGGGCGAGACGATGACCACCGCGCACGCGCTGGTCAGTTCCGAGTTCTTCGACAAGCTGATCAGCCACCCCAAGACCGAGGACGCCTACAAGTTCTTCTCGGCCACCGGCGGCCAGCCGCTACGCGAGGATATGCGCCGGGCCTTTCCCTTCGCAGGCATTCTGTTCGAGGAATACAACGGCTCGGTCACGCTCTCGAACGGCACGTCGGAACGGCTGATCCCGACCGGCGAGGGCATCGCCTTTCCGATGGGCACGTTTGATACCTTCACCACCTATGGTGGACCGGCGAACCTGCTGGAAACCGCCAATACCATCGGCCTGCCGCTCTATGCCCGCCAGATGATCGACGCCAAAGGTCGCTGGATTGATCTGATGACCGAGGCCTCGATCCTGCCGGTCAACAAGCGCCCGCGCCTGGCAATCCGTTTGCACAGCTCGAACTGA
- a CDS encoding helix-turn-helix domain-containing protein produces MSDAFTSIEKGLKEALAHARGEVQAAVHEIELPEPDVQAIRARTGLSQAEFARSIGVKKGTLLNWEQHRRSPEGPARVLLALIDKDPKIVQRTLAG; encoded by the coding sequence ATGAGCGACGCATTCACAAGCATCGAGAAAGGGCTGAAAGAGGCCTTGGCCCATGCCCGGGGTGAAGTTCAGGCCGCGGTTCACGAGATCGAACTGCCCGAGCCTGATGTGCAGGCGATCCGCGCCCGCACCGGGCTCTCGCAGGCCGAATTTGCCCGCAGCATCGGGGTGAAGAAGGGCACGCTCCTGAACTGGGAGCAGCACCGCCGTAGCCCTGAGGGCCCGGCGCGGGTGCTGCTGGCGCTGATTGACAAGGACCCTAAGATTGTCCAACGCACATTGGCCGGGTGA
- a CDS encoding phage tail tube protein: MARAQGARAQMALAFETTYGMPPVSGFTRMPFASATLGSEQPLLNSELLGYGRDPLAPIKDAVTADGNVVVPIDAAAFGFWLKAAFGQPITTGTDPYTHEFRSDGWTLPSMSIETGMPEIPRFAMYTGCVLDTLSWQMQRSGLLTATASLVAQGESVATASAAGTLVDLGLQRFGHFNGAITRDGNPLGNIVSAEITYANSLDRVETIRSDGRIDGADPSIAALTGRIEVRFADQVLVTQAINGDPCELSFAYTLPSGESLTLTAHAVYLPRPRIEIAGPQGVQATFDWQAARDVTLGRMATVTLINSVEEY, translated from the coding sequence ATGGCACGTGCGCAAGGCGCGCGGGCGCAGATGGCGCTTGCGTTCGAGACGACCTATGGCATGCCGCCGGTGAGCGGCTTCACGCGGATGCCGTTTGCCAGTGCGACGCTGGGATCCGAGCAACCGCTTCTGAACAGCGAGTTACTGGGTTACGGCCGCGATCCACTGGCACCGATCAAGGATGCGGTGACGGCGGACGGCAACGTCGTCGTTCCAATTGATGCGGCGGCATTCGGGTTCTGGCTGAAGGCGGCCTTCGGGCAGCCGATCACCACGGGCACAGATCCTTACACCCATGAGTTTCGCTCGGACGGCTGGACCCTGCCCTCGATGTCGATCGAGACAGGCATGCCCGAGATCCCGCGCTTTGCGATGTACACGGGCTGCGTGCTGGATACGCTCAGCTGGCAGATGCAGCGCTCGGGGCTCCTGACCGCAACCGCGAGCCTCGTCGCGCAGGGCGAAAGCGTTGCGACAGCTTCGGCCGCAGGCACGCTGGTCGACCTTGGACTGCAGCGGTTCGGCCATTTCAACGGGGCGATCACCCGCGACGGCAATCCCCTCGGCAACATCGTGTCGGCCGAGATCACCTATGCCAATAGTCTCGACCGGGTGGAAACCATCCGCTCGGACGGGCGCATTGATGGCGCGGACCCGTCGATTGCCGCGCTGACCGGTCGCATCGAGGTGCGCTTTGCCGATCAGGTGCTGGTGACACAAGCCATCAACGGCGATCCCTGCGAATTGAGTTTCGCCTACACGTTGCCCTCTGGCGAAAGCCTGACGCTCACCGCGCACGCCGTCTACCTCCCGCGCCCGCGTATCGAGATCGCAGGACCGCAGGGTGTGCAGGCCACCTTCGACTGGCAGGCCGCGCGCGACGTTACTCTGGGCCGGATGGCCACCGTCACTCTCATCAACAGCGTTGAGGAATACTGA
- a CDS encoding DUF6441 family protein: MKLKLDIAPDIVAQMAAEVAAGERAVTSAMRQAGTDLKSAWRGQITGAGLGARLGNSIRLVSYPRSGESLNAAALVWSKAPVIIGAHDTGPLIRSKNGFSLAIPTPAAGKSTRGGRITPGEWERRTGLRLRFVYRRSGPSLLVAEGRLNSKGRAVPSRSRTGRGLATVPIFLLVPQVKLRKRLDLARDAERAVDSVPGLIVARWVSERF; the protein is encoded by the coding sequence TTGAAGCTGAAACTCGACATCGCCCCGGACATCGTTGCCCAGATGGCCGCCGAGGTTGCAGCCGGAGAACGCGCCGTGACCTCAGCCATGCGCCAGGCGGGAACCGATCTCAAATCCGCCTGGCGCGGCCAGATCACCGGGGCTGGGCTGGGCGCACGGCTTGGCAATTCGATCCGCCTCGTCAGCTACCCGAGATCGGGCGAAAGCCTGAACGCCGCGGCGCTCGTCTGGTCGAAGGCGCCCGTGATCATCGGGGCGCATGACACCGGGCCGCTGATCCGTTCCAAGAACGGGTTCTCGCTGGCAATCCCGACACCCGCCGCGGGCAAATCCACCCGAGGCGGCAGAATCACGCCCGGGGAATGGGAACGCCGCACTGGGCTGAGGTTGCGCTTTGTCTATCGGCGTTCCGGGCCAAGTTTGCTGGTGGCGGAGGGGCGGTTGAATTCGAAAGGCCGCGCCGTGCCCAGCCGGTCGCGTACAGGGCGGGGCCTCGCCACCGTGCCGATCTTCCTGCTGGTGCCTCAGGTCAAGTTGCGCAAACGGCTGGATCTCGCGCGGGATGCCGAGCGGGCGGTGGACAGCGTGCCGGGGTTGATCGTGGCAAGGTGGGTCTCGGAGCGCTTCTGA
- a CDS encoding head decoration protein, translating to MTVLTQPPSMGDVLKYEVNPNYTRETITLLAGTAYPVGSVLGRITASGKYKLATSGGSDGAQTAIAVLLFAVDATLADAIGLVVARGPAIVSRASLTYDASVDDGAKITTKIGQLAAAGIVARDTA from the coding sequence ATGACTGTCCTGACCCAGCCTCCCAGCATGGGCGATGTCCTCAAATACGAGGTCAACCCGAACTACACCCGCGAGACCATCACGCTGCTGGCCGGCACGGCCTATCCCGTCGGGTCGGTGCTGGGCCGCATCACCGCAAGCGGCAAGTACAAGCTCGCGACCTCGGGCGGCTCAGACGGCGCGCAGACCGCGATTGCCGTGTTGCTCTTCGCAGTTGATGCCACGCTGGCGGATGCCATCGGCCTTGTCGTGGCACGCGGCCCGGCCATCGTCTCGCGCGCGTCCCTCACATACGACGCCTCAGTGGATGACGGGGCCAAGATCACCACCAAGATCGGCCAGCTGGCAGCCGCCGGGATTGTCGCGCGCGACACGGCCTGA
- a CDS encoding acyl-CoA transferase, producing MPTTRETILTALADLLRTVPHVPVLRGEVLPERVPSAGLLILRDGDPGDPGVTLSPLRYHYQHRAEIEAVVQGTDRDSAFAMLTARIGAALAVDRTLGGRCDWVEAEAPRPVDLPVEGAASLKAAVITVVLHYSTTDPLA from the coding sequence ATGCCCACCACCCGAGAAACCATCCTGACAGCCCTGGCTGACTTGTTGCGCACGGTCCCGCATGTGCCGGTGCTGCGCGGCGAAGTTCTGCCCGAACGCGTGCCCTCCGCGGGTCTGCTGATCTTGCGCGATGGCGACCCCGGGGACCCCGGCGTGACCCTCTCGCCGCTGCGCTATCACTATCAGCATCGCGCCGAGATCGAAGCCGTTGTGCAGGGCACAGACCGTGACAGCGCTTTCGCAATGCTCACCGCTAGGATCGGCGCGGCGCTTGCCGTCGACCGCACACTGGGTGGACGTTGCGACTGGGTCGAGGCCGAAGCACCCCGCCCGGTCGATTTGCCTGTCGAGGGTGCCGCCAGTCTAAAGGCTGCGGTGATTACCGTTGTTCTGCATTACTCCACGACCGATCCCCTGGCGTGA